From the genome of Halorussus caseinilyticus, one region includes:
- a CDS encoding zinc-dependent metalloprotease codes for MSLYRSVRAIADASGDGPIDWEAVAEAAKAVTPPGSLALSEDEQKGYAADVRDARARVQEVSGAEFDVPNVVEVQNRHHWIDANIDTFRRVMKPVEEHGPEVMPGVARTINTGTMSLMLSVLGKNVLGQYDPLLLAEGDEHALYFVRPNIDRIARELDVDYDRFRRWIAFHEVTHAAEFGAAPWLSDHLETRMESGIDALAKGQLDREAFRELDAAMTAVEGYAELLMDGAFDDEYADLREKMEARRQGGDPLSRLVRRMLGLGLKRRQYERGKAFFEAVAARRGIEGASVVWDRPENLPTDAELDDPERWLARVSP; via the coding sequence GTGAGTCTCTATCGTAGCGTCCGGGCAATCGCCGACGCGTCGGGTGATGGACCCATCGACTGGGAAGCGGTCGCCGAGGCCGCGAAAGCAGTGACGCCTCCCGGTTCGCTCGCGTTGTCCGAGGACGAGCAGAAAGGCTACGCGGCCGACGTGCGGGACGCTCGCGCTCGCGTGCAAGAGGTTTCCGGCGCGGAGTTCGACGTACCCAACGTCGTAGAAGTGCAGAACCGCCACCACTGGATAGACGCCAACATCGACACCTTCCGGCGGGTGATGAAACCCGTCGAGGAACACGGTCCGGAAGTGATGCCGGGCGTTGCCCGCACCATCAACACCGGAACGATGTCGCTGATGCTCTCGGTGCTGGGCAAGAACGTCCTCGGGCAGTACGACCCCCTCTTGCTGGCCGAGGGCGACGAACACGCCCTCTACTTCGTCCGACCGAACATCGACCGCATCGCCCGCGAACTCGACGTGGACTACGACCGGTTCCGGCGCTGGATTGCGTTCCACGAGGTGACACACGCCGCGGAGTTCGGCGCGGCACCGTGGCTCTCGGACCACCTCGAAACCCGGATGGAGTCGGGAATCGACGCGCTGGCGAAGGGGCAACTCGACCGGGAGGCGTTCCGTGAACTCGACGCCGCGATGACTGCGGTGGAGGGCTACGCCGAACTCCTGATGGACGGCGCGTTCGACGACGAGTACGCCGACCTCCGTGAGAAGATGGAGGCCCGCAGGCAGGGCGGCGACCCCCTCTCCCGACTCGTCCGCCGGATGCTCGGTCTCGGCCTGAAGCGCAGGCAGTACGAGCGCGGAAAGGCGTTCTTCGAGGCGGTGGCCGCCCGGCGAGGCATCGAGGGCGCGAGCGTGGTGTGGGACCGACCGGAGAATCTGCCGACCGACGCGGAACTGGACGACCCCGAGCGATGGCTGGCGCGGGTCAGTCCGTAG
- a CDS encoding SDR family NAD(P)-dependent oxidoreductase, whose protein sequence is MNDGGVIVVGASAGIGRELAKVFARNGHEVGLTARRREKLVELADELPTAGYVKEMDIAETDEARGRLRELAEEMGGVETIVVNAGVFFTNESLEWETKKTTIDVNVAGFTAIADAAFDYFVSRGGGTLVGLSSVGALHGGRVAPTYNASKAFVSNYLSGLRQKTSAEGLPVTVTDIKPGFVDTESANVEGAFWVAPPEVAAEQIFDAIQADRNHAYVTRRWRLVGWLLKALPESVHHLLNRYTSVD, encoded by the coding sequence ATGAACGATGGTGGCGTAATCGTCGTCGGTGCGTCGGCAGGTATCGGGCGGGAACTGGCGAAGGTCTTCGCGCGGAACGGCCACGAAGTCGGTCTCACCGCTCGACGGCGGGAAAAACTCGTAGAACTCGCGGACGAGTTGCCGACGGCGGGCTACGTCAAAGAGATGGACATCGCCGAAACCGACGAGGCGAGGGGTCGGCTTCGAGAACTCGCCGAAGAGATGGGCGGGGTGGAGACTATCGTGGTGAACGCGGGGGTGTTCTTCACGAACGAGTCGCTGGAGTGGGAAACCAAGAAGACGACCATCGACGTGAACGTCGCCGGATTCACCGCGATAGCGGACGCCGCGTTCGACTACTTCGTCTCGCGGGGCGGCGGAACGCTCGTCGGTCTCTCCTCGGTCGGCGCGCTTCACGGCGGCCGTGTCGCCCCGACGTACAACGCTTCGAAGGCATTCGTCTCGAATTACCTATCAGGACTAAGACAGAAGACGAGCGCCGAGGGACTTCCGGTGACGGTGACGGACATCAAACCGGGGTTCGTGGACACCGAATCGGCGAACGTCGAAGGCGCGTTCTGGGTCGCACCGCCCGAAGTCGCCGCCGAGCAGATTTTCGACGCGATTCAGGCCGACCGGAACCACGCCTACGTCACGCGACGGTGGCGACTCGTCGGGTGGTTGCTGAAGGCGCTTCCGGAGTCGGTCCACCATCTGCTGAACCGGTACACGTCGGTAGATTGA
- a CDS encoding nuclear transport factor 2 family protein, whose protein sequence is MNPTETVADYYEALRRGDPLAPYFAERDDVVKFGVSERLSGYEAVAEGLRDQTRTTDDWGVESRRLRTTDRESVAWFTDEVELAWTPTDGDRRSFDTRWSGVLERVGNGPDRTESDWQFAQMHVSAPHEV, encoded by the coding sequence ATGAACCCGACCGAGACCGTAGCGGATTACTACGAGGCGCTCCGTCGCGGCGACCCCCTCGCGCCCTACTTCGCCGAGCGCGACGACGTGGTAAAGTTCGGCGTGAGCGAACGTCTCTCCGGCTACGAGGCGGTCGCCGAGGGCCTCCGCGACCAGACTCGGACGACCGACGACTGGGGCGTCGAGAGTCGCCGACTCCGGACGACCGACCGCGAGTCGGTCGCGTGGTTCACCGACGAAGTGGAACTGGCGTGGACGCCGACCGACGGCGACCGTCGGTCGTTCGACACCCGGTGGAGCGGCGTCCTCGAACGAGTAGGGAACGGTCCCGACCGGACCGAGAGCGACTGGCAGTTCGCCCAGATGCACGTTAGTGCACCGCACGAAGTGTAA
- a CDS encoding redox-regulated ATPase YchF: MSYKIGLVGKPSVGKSTFFNAATMNDVPEGAYPFTTIDPAVGEAYVRVECAAPEFDERCTPNVGYCDDGTRFVPTKLVDVAGLIPGAHEGAGLGNQFLTDLNEADVLVHVVDFSGTTDIEGEPTEGHDPREDIDFLEDELDMWYLEVLEKGIDRYESGYDGNDDDIEVELAEQMSAFRTNKDEIKREILSLGLSLDPAEWDEQDREQLAREIRKTTKPMVVAANKMDTPEAQANYEEITSDPEYEHLTVVPVSAHAEKALKQADEQGAVEYRPGDGDFEIVGDVSGDQREGLEAIESFVTDFDGTGVQSALEKALFEELGLVPVFPGGANGLGNENGEVLPDCFLLPEGATAEDFAHHIHSDLGEGFLHGIDCRSNRQVGADTVLDSRDVIDIVSTN; this comes from the coding sequence ATGAGTTACAAAATCGGTCTCGTGGGCAAGCCCTCGGTTGGCAAGTCCACGTTCTTCAACGCCGCGACGATGAACGACGTACCCGAGGGTGCCTACCCCTTCACGACCATCGACCCCGCCGTGGGCGAGGCCTACGTCCGGGTCGAGTGCGCCGCCCCGGAGTTCGACGAGCGATGCACGCCCAACGTCGGCTACTGCGACGACGGGACGCGGTTCGTCCCGACGAAGTTGGTGGACGTGGCGGGCCTGATTCCCGGTGCCCACGAGGGCGCGGGACTGGGTAACCAGTTTCTCACGGACCTGAACGAGGCCGACGTGCTGGTCCACGTCGTCGACTTCTCGGGCACGACCGACATCGAGGGCGAACCCACCGAGGGCCACGACCCCCGAGAGGACATCGACTTCCTCGAAGACGAGTTGGACATGTGGTACCTCGAAGTGCTGGAGAAGGGCATCGACCGCTACGAGAGCGGATACGACGGTAACGACGACGACATCGAAGTCGAACTCGCCGAGCAGATGAGCGCGTTCCGGACCAACAAGGACGAAATCAAGCGCGAAATCCTGTCGCTCGGCCTGTCGCTGGACCCCGCCGAGTGGGACGAACAGGACCGCGAGCAACTGGCCCGCGAGATTCGCAAGACGACCAAGCCGATGGTCGTCGCCGCGAACAAGATGGACACGCCCGAAGCGCAGGCGAACTACGAGGAAATCACCAGCGACCCCGAGTACGAGCATCTGACCGTCGTGCCGGTCAGCGCCCACGCGGAGAAGGCCCTCAAGCAGGCCGACGAACAGGGGGCCGTGGAGTACCGGCCGGGCGACGGCGACTTCGAAATCGTCGGCGACGTGTCCGGCGACCAGCGCGAGGGTCTGGAAGCCATCGAGTCGTTCGTCACCGACTTCGACGGCACGGGCGTCCAGAGCGCGCTGGAGAAGGCGCTGTTCGAGGAGTTGGGTCTCGTCCCCGTCTTCCCCGGCGGCGCGAACGGTCTGGGCAACGAGAACGGCGAGGTCCTGCCCGACTGCTTCCTCCTGCCCGAGGGCGCGACGGCCGAGGACTTCGCCCACCACATCCACTCGGACCTCGGCGAGGGCTTCCTCCACGGCATCGACTGCCGTAGCAACCGACAGGTCGGCGCGGACACGGTACTCGACAGTCGAGACGTTATCGACATCGTGTCCACGAACTGA
- a CDS encoding CDP-glycerol glycerophosphotransferase family protein has protein sequence MDVTGRASDAARSLAGHASFLAQWVAYRGASALEPLRERLPGLGRDETLWVFGAQGGATFADNAKYLYLHVAAERPDIRPVWLSKNAEVVTRLQDAGFEAYHCYSLRGLLLTLRAGVVFLTQGHRDLAMPATAGAFTVLLWHGVPLKHVSWDAGFRDLPAPVRRAHADMAEEFDLLTVPGEGVADTFASGLRIDRERMAVVGYPRNDALFGAVPGEEVGADAAALDRIGDLADDQSLVFYLPTFREWTDESVADRLDLETLDAFLAERDATLVFKTHPRDHLELPEGLSQVVQLPESTDIYPFLRHADALVTDYSSVYFDYLLLDRPVVFYPYDFEEYRARRGFYFDYEEVTPGPVARTFDQLLAGLDRALDPAADHDADRRAALRSRLLDGDPAVSGESATASAPYRSATDRTTDDATNCATDADRSASVARLVGRRLTGVRPKSTDSDRLRSLLGSLSSRLRSATVFILKKKP, from the coding sequence ATGGACGTGACCGGCCGCGCTTCCGACGCCGCGCGGTCGCTCGCGGGCCACGCCTCGTTTCTCGCGCAGTGGGTCGCCTACCGCGGCGCGAGCGCCCTCGAACCCCTCCGGGAGCGACTGCCGGGTCTCGGCCGCGACGAGACGCTGTGGGTCTTCGGCGCGCAGGGCGGCGCGACGTTCGCGGACAACGCGAAGTACCTCTACCTCCACGTCGCGGCCGAGCGTCCGGATATTCGACCGGTGTGGCTCTCGAAGAACGCCGAGGTCGTCACTCGCCTACAGGACGCGGGGTTCGAAGCCTACCACTGCTACTCGCTTCGGGGCCTCCTGCTGACGCTCCGGGCGGGCGTCGTCTTCCTGACGCAGGGCCACCGGGACCTCGCCATGCCCGCCACCGCGGGCGCGTTCACGGTCCTGCTCTGGCACGGCGTCCCCCTCAAGCACGTCTCGTGGGACGCCGGGTTTCGGGACCTCCCCGCTCCGGTCCGGCGCGCCCACGCGGACATGGCCGAAGAGTTCGACCTGCTCACGGTTCCCGGCGAGGGAGTCGCCGACACCTTCGCGTCGGGTCTCCGCATCGACCGCGAGCGAATGGCGGTCGTGGGCTACCCCCGAAACGACGCGCTCTTCGGCGCGGTTCCGGGCGAGGAAGTCGGTGCCGACGCCGCGGCGTTAGACCGAATCGGCGACCTCGCCGACGACCAGTCGCTGGTCTTCTACCTGCCGACGTTCCGGGAGTGGACCGACGAGTCGGTCGCCGACCGACTCGACTTGGAGACGCTCGACGCCTTCCTCGCCGAGCGAGACGCCACGCTGGTTTTCAAAACCCACCCTCGGGACCACCTCGAACTCCCGGAAGGTCTCTCGCAGGTAGTTCAACTCCCCGAGTCCACCGACATCTACCCGTTCCTCCGGCACGCCGACGCCCTCGTCACCGACTACTCGTCGGTCTACTTCGACTACCTCCTGCTCGACCGGCCGGTCGTGTTCTACCCCTACGACTTCGAGGAGTACCGCGCCCGCCGGGGCTTTTACTTCGACTACGAGGAGGTCACGCCCGGCCCGGTCGCCCGAACCTTCGACCAGTTGCTCGCGGGTCTCGACCGGGCGCTCGACCCGGCGGCCGACCACGACGCCGACCGGCGCGCGGCGCTTCGGTCTCGACTCCTCGACGGCGACCCCGCCGTGTCGGGCGAGTCGGCGACTGCCTCCGCCCCGTACCGGAGCGCGACCGACCGCACCACGGACGACGCCACGAACTGCGCGACCGACGCCGACCGGTCGGCGTCGGTCGCGCGACTCGTCGGGCGACGACTCACCGGCGTTCGGCCGAAATCGACGGACTCAGACCGATTACGTAGTCTATTGGGGTCTCTATCGTCTCGGTTGCGTTCGGCAACAGTATTTATATTGAAAAAGAAACCTTGA
- a CDS encoding glycerophosphodiester phosphodiesterase: protein MVRTSGTTGQDAPNRTDVSLIAHRGFAGVYPENTVAAVEQATAGVAVGGRPEMVEIDVMPTADGEIITFHDTSLGRVTDAPAELADRKVWETPYETLAELEVLGTGERVPTLDEVLDALPSEIGVNVEFKNPGSADVRPRENLPPEARADQKALWKDFAEDVLSTLSGTDHDVLVSSFAEGALAAVREVEPSVPLAAVFADSIADGMEVARRYDCEAVHPPWNMIADTALFNAEYGSLGPYEDIDLVEIAHEEGRAVNAWTVERWYEADQLRQAGVDGVIADYPGVLRFGGTAAD from the coding sequence ATGGTACGCACGAGCGGAACGACAGGGCAGGACGCGCCGAACCGAACCGACGTATCGCTCATCGCACATCGGGGATTCGCGGGCGTCTACCCCGAGAACACGGTGGCGGCGGTCGAACAGGCGACGGCCGGAGTCGCCGTCGGCGGACGACCCGAGATGGTCGAAATCGACGTGATGCCCACCGCCGACGGGGAAATCATCACGTTTCACGACACCTCTCTCGGCCGCGTGACGGACGCGCCCGCCGAACTCGCCGACCGGAAGGTGTGGGAGACGCCCTACGAGACGCTGGCGGAGTTGGAAGTCCTCGGAACCGGCGAGCGAGTCCCCACGTTAGACGAGGTGTTGGACGCCCTCCCCTCGGAAATCGGCGTCAACGTCGAGTTCAAGAATCCGGGGTCGGCCGACGTGCGCCCCCGAGAGAACCTCCCTCCAGAGGCCCGCGCCGACCAGAAGGCCCTCTGGAAAGACTTCGCCGAGGACGTTCTCTCGACCCTCTCGGGCACCGACCACGACGTGTTGGTCTCGTCGTTCGCGGAGGGTGCGCTGGCGGCGGTCCGAGAGGTGGAACCCTCGGTCCCCCTCGCGGCAGTGTTCGCCGACTCCATCGCCGACGGGATGGAAGTCGCGCGCCGGTACGACTGCGAGGCGGTCCACCCGCCGTGGAACATGATAGCTGACACCGCGCTGTTCAACGCCGAGTACGGGTCGCTCGGTCCATACGAGGACATCGATCTCGTGGAAATCGCCCACGAGGAGGGCCGTGCGGTCAACGCGTGGACCGTCGAACGCTGGTACGAGGCCGACCAACTCCGGCAGGCGGGCGTGGACGGCGTCATCGCCGACTACCCCGGCGTCCTCCGGTTCGGCGGCACGGCGGCGGACTGA
- a CDS encoding HAD-IIA family hydrolase, which yields MGVILAAGIGSRLRPLTLQKPKSCIEVDGAPILARQLSAYADAGVTDVVVVAGYLADDVRALCEEVADARPELDVTVRESEVFANTDNMYSLYLAREEVAGDPFVLTNGDVVFEPDLLADLLAADADSAVATDTETFSEEAMKVTVGDDGRVTHIAKGVPKDVAYGVSTDAYRFSADFSATLFEEITRTVEREGNFGDWTEAAIDRLVRNRDHDVEPADVSGRRWVEIDDFADLRNADRRFASLSPLGEKEAVFFDLDGTVYLDDELVDGADGVIESLREQGVDVYFLTNNSSKWKDDYADRLTNLGVPADPEDVLLSTDGVLQHLRRTDPDGVFVLGTETMRDALADRGVEVVEDPDFGDDAPETVVVGFDTELTYEKARNATLAVRKGATFLLAHPDAVCPTAEGFVPDCGAIGAMIERATDRQPDRVFGKPNVEMIGPVLDAEGYAPDEVAVVGDRLETDVQLAENVGCESVCVLSGDATRVDVEASDRSPSLVAPTVAALSEFVGETPEAESDERTDSHGERIASAERGGGGDE from the coding sequence ATGGGGGTTATCTTAGCGGCCGGTATCGGGTCTCGACTTCGGCCGCTCACGCTTCAGAAGCCGAAGTCTTGTATCGAAGTGGACGGCGCGCCGATTCTCGCCCGCCAACTCAGCGCCTACGCCGACGCGGGCGTGACCGACGTGGTGGTCGTCGCGGGGTATTTGGCCGACGACGTGCGCGCACTCTGTGAGGAAGTCGCGGACGCGCGCCCGGAACTCGACGTGACTGTCCGCGAAAGCGAGGTGTTCGCCAACACCGACAACATGTACTCGCTGTATCTGGCGCGCGAGGAAGTCGCTGGCGACCCGTTCGTCCTGACCAACGGTGACGTGGTGTTCGAACCGGACCTGCTGGCCGACCTGCTCGCGGCCGACGCCGACAGCGCCGTCGCCACCGACACCGAGACGTTCTCGGAGGAGGCGATGAAAGTGACCGTCGGCGACGACGGCCGGGTGACACACATCGCCAAGGGCGTCCCCAAAGACGTAGCCTACGGCGTCTCGACCGACGCCTATCGCTTCTCCGCGGACTTCTCGGCCACGCTGTTCGAGGAGATTACCCGGACCGTCGAACGCGAGGGCAACTTCGGCGACTGGACCGAGGCCGCAATCGACCGCCTCGTCAGGAACCGGGACCACGACGTGGAACCCGCCGACGTGTCGGGTCGCCGGTGGGTCGAAATCGACGACTTCGCGGACCTCCGGAACGCGGACCGCCGGTTCGCCTCGCTGTCTCCCCTCGGCGAGAAGGAGGCGGTCTTCTTCGACTTGGACGGTACGGTGTATCTGGACGACGAACTCGTGGACGGCGCGGACGGCGTGATTGAGTCGCTCCGCGAGCAGGGCGTCGATGTCTACTTCCTGACGAACAACTCCTCGAAGTGGAAGGACGACTACGCCGACCGACTGACGAATCTGGGCGTCCCGGCCGACCCCGAAGACGTGTTGCTCTCGACCGACGGGGTTCTCCAGCACCTCCGGCGCACCGACCCGGACGGCGTGTTCGTCCTCGGGACCGAGACGATGCGCGATGCGCTGGCCGACCGTGGGGTCGAGGTGGTAGAGGACCCGGACTTCGGCGACGACGCGCCTGAAACGGTCGTGGTCGGGTTCGACACCGAACTCACCTACGAGAAGGCCCGGAACGCCACGCTCGCGGTCCGGAAGGGCGCGACGTTCCTGCTGGCCCATCCCGACGCAGTGTGTCCGACCGCCGAGGGGTTCGTCCCGGACTGCGGGGCCATCGGCGCGATGATAGAGCGCGCGACCGACCGGCAACCGGACCGGGTGTTCGGCAAGCCGAACGTCGAGATGATTGGGCCGGTCTTGGACGCCGAGGGGTACGCGCCCGACGAGGTTGCCGTGGTCGGCGACCGACTGGAGACCGACGTGCAACTCGCGGAGAACGTCGGGTGTGAGTCGGTGTGCGTGCTGTCGGGCGACGCGACCCGCGTCGACGTTGAGGCCAGCGACCGGTCGCCGTCGCTGGTCGCGCCGACCGTCGCCGCGTTGAGCGAGTTCGTCGGGGAGACCCCGGAAGCCGAATCCGACGAGCGCACCGACTCCCACGGCGAACGAATCGCGTCGGCCGAGCGCGGCGGAGGTGGCGACGAGTGA
- a CDS encoding sugar phosphate isomerase/epimerase family protein, translated as MSEVRRGYVTQTHTGAVPWDEALRSASRIGFDFAELYMDGATERTRLDPNAVGSLAAEEGLDLLVHLPFVDLEIGSPRNAVREGSLSEQRACIEAAAEMGAEKAVLHAGTSARPPEWELEEVAPNLLDSIRVLDRFAADRDVEICVENLPGVPFTVRHFDRVFAETEASMTFDTGHARVDGMDADETADFLADHGDRISHVHVNDAREDADEHVPTGSGTTDFGTALAPLREGWEGTVSVEVYTFDFDYLALSAEKLDEYL; from the coding sequence GTGAGCGAGGTTCGCCGGGGGTACGTCACCCAGACGCACACCGGCGCGGTCCCGTGGGACGAGGCGCTCCGGTCGGCCTCCAGAATTGGGTTCGACTTCGCGGAACTGTACATGGACGGAGCGACCGAGCGCACGCGACTCGACCCGAACGCGGTCGGGTCGCTGGCGGCCGAGGAGGGTCTGGACCTGCTGGTTCACCTGCCGTTCGTGGACCTCGAAATCGGGTCGCCGCGGAACGCGGTCCGGGAGGGGTCGCTGTCCGAACAGCGCGCCTGCATCGAGGCGGCGGCCGAGATGGGCGCGGAGAAGGCGGTCCTCCACGCCGGGACCAGCGCCCGGCCGCCCGAGTGGGAACTGGAGGAGGTTGCGCCGAACCTGCTCGACTCGATTCGGGTCTTGGACCGGTTCGCGGCCGACCGCGACGTGGAAATCTGCGTCGAGAACCTGCCCGGCGTCCCGTTCACGGTTCGGCACTTCGACCGGGTGTTTGCCGAAACCGAGGCGTCGATGACCTTCGACACCGGCCACGCCCGCGTAGACGGGATGGACGCCGACGAGACGGCCGACTTCCTCGCGGACCACGGCGACCGAATCTCGCACGTCCACGTCAACGACGCCCGCGAGGACGCCGACGAACACGTCCCCACGGGGTCGGGAACGACCGACTTCGGGACCGCGCTGGCACCCCTCCGCGAAGGGTGGGAGGGCACCGTCTCGGTGGAGGTCTACACCTTCGACTTCGACTATCTGGCCCTCAGCGCCGAGAAACTGGACGAGTACCTCTGA
- a CDS encoding NADPH:quinone reductase: MRAVRYHEHGGPGVLTVEDAERPDPGPGEIRVEVRAAGVNPVDTYFREGSYEPPELPMIPGSDFAGVVDAAGEGVEDFAEGDRVFGTGLGNDRQGTYAEYAVAPTDRVAELPDSVDFAEGAAAALVGVTAWRALVDHAALEPAETCLVHGGSGGVGHVAVQLADAVGARVVTTASGEYHDQLEDLGADDPVDYGRDDLADAVVEAAGNPDVILDHRLDQYLDFDAEVGTTGVRVVGIGNTEPAAGFENVAAARAKEMRLQLMSMYNTPDMTAILRKLAWLLAEGDLEPRISKRYDLDHAADAQKAVLHNSFLGKLVVEP; this comes from the coding sequence ATGCGAGCAGTCCGATACCACGAACACGGCGGGCCGGGCGTACTGACAGTCGAAGACGCGGAGCGACCCGACCCCGGACCCGGAGAAATCCGCGTCGAGGTCCGGGCCGCGGGCGTCAACCCGGTGGACACCTACTTCCGGGAAGGGAGCTACGAACCGCCGGAACTCCCGATGATTCCGGGGTCGGACTTCGCGGGCGTCGTGGACGCCGCGGGCGAGGGCGTCGAGGACTTCGCCGAGGGAGACCGGGTGTTCGGTACGGGGCTCGGTAACGACCGGCAGGGGACCTACGCCGAGTACGCCGTCGCGCCGACCGACCGCGTGGCCGAACTGCCCGACTCGGTAGACTTCGCGGAGGGCGCGGCCGCCGCGCTGGTGGGCGTGACCGCGTGGCGCGCGCTGGTGGACCACGCCGCACTCGAACCCGCCGAGACGTGTCTGGTCCACGGCGGGTCGGGCGGCGTCGGTCACGTCGCGGTCCAACTCGCCGACGCCGTAGGCGCGCGGGTCGTCACCACCGCCTCCGGGGAGTACCACGACCAACTCGAAGACCTCGGCGCGGACGACCCCGTGGACTACGGCCGGGACGACCTCGCCGACGCCGTGGTCGAAGCGGCGGGCAACCCGGACGTGATTCTGGACCACCGCCTCGACCAGTACCTCGACTTCGACGCCGAGGTGGGGACGACGGGCGTCCGCGTGGTCGGCATCGGCAACACCGAACCCGCCGCCGGGTTCGAGAACGTCGCCGCCGCCCGCGCCAAGGAGATGCGCCTCCAGTTGATGAGCATGTACAACACGCCGGACATGACGGCGATTCTCCGGAAACTCGCGTGGTTGCTCGCGGAGGGCGACCTCGAACCCCGAATCTCGAAGCGCTACGACTTGGACCACGCCGCGGACGCGCAGAAGGCGGTCCTGCACAACAGCTTCCTCGGCAAACTGGTCGTGGAACCGTAG
- a CDS encoding SDR family NAD(P)-dependent oxidoreductase, which produces MSVSFDFTDHVALVTGATGALGSAVCEAFADAGATVAAADVVAPDDEDARLDADRERIHFYEGDFTDEEAVERVVAEVVDDHASLDSLANVAGTWRGGSPVAETDADTFDFLFDVNLKTAFLASKHALPHLRESGSDDERGAIVSVSARSSLEGGEGDSLYRASKAGVRLLTESIAEEESGDVRANAVMPSVIDTPANREMMPDADHAKWVDPADIARTVLALCSDATAVTSGAAVPVYGEA; this is translated from the coding sequence ATGAGCGTCAGTTTCGACTTCACCGACCACGTGGCTCTCGTCACCGGCGCGACCGGTGCGCTCGGAAGCGCAGTCTGCGAGGCGTTCGCCGACGCGGGCGCGACGGTCGCCGCCGCGGACGTGGTGGCACCCGACGACGAGGACGCCCGCCTTGACGCCGACCGCGAGCGCATCCACTTCTACGAGGGCGATTTCACTGACGAGGAGGCAGTCGAGAGAGTCGTCGCCGAGGTGGTGGACGACCACGCGAGTCTCGACTCCCTCGCCAACGTCGCGGGGACGTGGCGCGGAGGGTCGCCCGTCGCCGAGACCGACGCCGACACGTTCGACTTCCTCTTCGACGTGAACCTGAAGACGGCGTTCCTCGCCAGCAAGCACGCCCTGCCCCACCTGCGCGAGAGCGGAAGCGACGACGAACGGGGTGCAATCGTGAGCGTCAGCGCCCGCTCGTCGCTCGAAGGCGGCGAGGGCGACAGTCTCTACCGGGCGTCGAAGGCGGGCGTCCGCCTGCTGACCGAGAGCATCGCCGAGGAGGAATCGGGCGACGTTCGGGCCAACGCGGTAATGCCGAGCGTCATCGACACGCCCGCCAACCGCGAGATGATGCCCGACGCCGACCACGCCAAGTGGGTGGACCCCGCCGACATCGCCCGGACGGTGCTGGCCCTCTGCTCGGACGCCACCGCCGTCACGAGCGGTGCGGCGGTGCCTGTCTACGGCGAAGCTTGA